Below is a window of Longimicrobium terrae DNA.
TGATCGGATGGATTGGTATCGTTCGCTGCGGAGGATTCAGCGCGTGCCGCGGCTGTGAGGCCCCTCCCCCGGCCCCTCCCCGATTCCCTCCCGGCCGAAACGGAAGCGCGCGGAGAGCGGAGAACTGCTGGATCGTGTGCTCCGGATGGTTTGGCGCGGCGGCGGGCAGCCCTCACCCCCCGGCCCCCTCTCCCGCAAGCGGGAGAGGGGGAGACCTCAGCGCGGTGGATGGTTCGGCGCGCGTCCGCGGCTTTTACCCGGCGGTTGAAACCGCGCCTCGAAAGACACGAAGTCCGCCTTCGCGGACTGGGCGCCGGCTCTGCTCGGGTCCCCGGGCTGTTGAAGCCCCGAACGGCGCGCGAAGCGCGGTGTGTCGGGGGTTCCCGCTGTTCGAGCGGCGGATTCATTCGCTCAACAGAGTTCGCGCACACGCCGACCTAGCCACCCGCACCGCACCCTCCGCCCGCCCCCACCCTCCCCCAGTCTTTTTTGGGGGAGGGTGGGCCGGTGGTGCCGGCCCGGGTGGGGGCCGCCCTGAAGCCCGCCCGTCGCACCGCTCTCGTACTTCCGTACTGCCCTTCCGCACTCACGCACCCCGCACCCCGCACTCACGCACTTCCCTTCCCTCCCTACAGCGTCACGCCTTCCTTCCAGATGGCGATCTCGCGGTAGCCGTTCACCTCGTTGTTCGTGCGCTTGCGCCCCGAGGCGACGTCCAGGATGTACGCGAACAGCTCGTCCGCCAGCTGCTCCGCCGTCACGGTTCCATCCAGAAGCTGGCCGGCGTTGAAGTCGATCCAGTGCGGCTTCTTGGCGGCGATGGCGCTGTTGCTGGCGATCTTCACCGTCGGCACCGGAAATCCCAGCGGCGTGCCGCGGCCCGTCGTAAACAGCAGCACCGTCGCGCCGCTCGCCACCATCGCCGTCGACGAAACACCGTCGTTGCCCGGCGCTTCCAGCAGCGACAATCCGCCCGGCGCCGCGGGCTCGCCGTAGCGCAGCACGCGCTCCACCGTCGCTCCACCGCCCTTCTGAATCGCGCCCAGCGACTTCTCTTCCAGCGTCGTCAATCCGCCCGCCTTGTTGCCGGGGGACGGGTTCTCGTACACGGGCTGGTTGTGGCGGAGAAAGTATTCCTTGAAGTCGTTCACCATCTCCACCACCTGCCCGAACACCTGCTCGTTCGCGGCGCGGTTCATCAGCACCTGCTCGGCGCCGAACATCTCCGGCACTTCGGTGAGGATGACGCCGCCGCCCAGCCCGGTCAGCCGGTCCGCGATCCGTCCGACGAGCGGATTCGCGCTGATGCCGCTGAACCCGTCCGATCCGCCGCACTTGTGGCCGATCACCAGTTCGGACGCCGGCACCTCCACGCGCTGGTCGTTCTCCATCCGCGCGACGAGTTCGGCGACGGCGTCCAGCCCTTCCTCCACCTCATCCACCACGTCCTGCGTGTTGAAGAAGCGCAGGCGCGTGCCGTCCACCTCGCCCGCCATGGCGAGCAGGCTGGCCATCTGGTTGTTCTCGCAGCCCAGGCCCAGCACGAGGACGCCGCCCGCGTTCGGGTGGCGCAGCAGGCCGGCGAGCACCTTCTGCGTGTTATCCAGATCGTCGCCCAGCTGGCTGCATCCGTACGGGTGGGAAAAAGCGAAGACGCCGTCCACCCGCCCCGCGAAGCGCTCGTTGGCCGCGCGGGCGATGCGCTCCGCCGCCGTGTTCACGCAGCCGACGGTGTTGATGATCCACACCTCGTTGCGCGTACCCACGCGGCCGTCCGCGCGCCGGTAGCCCATGAACGTCGGCATTTCCGCCGGGGGCGAATCGCACAGGCGGTGCGTGGGGCGGTACTCGTACTCCAGCGTGCCGCTGAGCCGCGTGCGCATGTTGTGCGAGTGCAGCGACGCACCCGCGGGCACCGGCTGCGTCGCCTCGCCGATCACGAAGCCGTACTTCACGACGGGATCGCCGGCATGCAGCGGCTCCAGCGCCACCTTGTGCCCGGCGCCCACGTCTTCCGCCAGCACCACGCCCGCCGCCTCCGCGCCCGCCATCAGCGGCACGACGGCGACGGCGACGTTGTCGTCAGGGTGGATGCGGATCGCCGTCGGCGCCTGCATCACGCCCCCACGCCCGCCATTGCGGCGGATTCGGGGACTTCGGCCGGCTGGTCCAGGCGGTACGTCTTGCGGGCCAAGTCGTACGCCAGCGCGCGGGCAAGCTCGTGCGCGTCCTCGGCCTCGATCACGTGGCGGGCGACCAGTCCGGCCAGGAAGTCGGCGTCCATGCGGCGCGACAGGTCGTGCCGGGCGGGGATGCTGCAGAAGGCGCGCGTGTCGTCGTTGAAGCCGGCGGTGTTGTACAGCCCGGCCGTCTCCGTCGTCTGCTCGCGAAAGCGCTTCATCCCCTGCGCGCTGTCGTGGAACCACCAGGGCGGGCCCAGCCGCAGCGCGGGATAGTGCCCGGCCAGCGGCGCCAGCTCGCGCGCGTAGGTGCTTTCATCCAGCGTAAAGAGGA
It encodes the following:
- a CDS encoding UxaA family hydrolase — translated: MQAPTAIRIHPDDNVAVAVVPLMAGAEAAGVVLAEDVGAGHKVALEPLHAGDPVVKYGFVIGEATQPVPAGASLHSHNMRTRLSGTLEYEYRPTHRLCDSPPAEMPTFMGYRRADGRVGTRNEVWIINTVGCVNTAAERIARAANERFAGRVDGVFAFSHPYGCSQLGDDLDNTQKVLAGLLRHPNAGGVLVLGLGCENNQMASLLAMAGEVDGTRLRFFNTQDVVDEVEEGLDAVAELVARMENDQRVEVPASELVIGHKCGGSDGFSGISANPLVGRIADRLTGLGGGVILTEVPEMFGAEQVLMNRAANEQVFGQVVEMVNDFKEYFLRHNQPVYENPSPGNKAGGLTTLEEKSLGAIQKGGGATVERVLRYGEPAAPGGLSLLEAPGNDGVSSTAMVASGATVLLFTTGRGTPLGFPVPTVKIASNSAIAAKKPHWIDFNAGQLLDGTVTAEQLADELFAYILDVASGRKRTNNEVNGYREIAIWKEGVTL